GTAAATGGCTTATGTTCGGAAAAATATGCAGATATCCACATTGTTTATTAGGACTGCAGTTTAGATGTAAGACGGGCATAACCAACTACAGTGAAACTTAGATACAACTAACATACACGAATAATATAATTTTTACTGCAAAATATCTCGGGATATTAGATTTCACCCGAAAAAGAGGAGAGTAGTAATACTTGTGCTACGCAactcatttgttgttgttgttgttgtagcagtgcttcgccccatccaataggtgcgaccaatcacaaattgtcatcaatgtcctctaacgggagtccaaggaaacttgctgtttcaacaggggtggaccataatgagaggggtgttagaggcgttagttccacattacaattaaagagatggttggtgtcatgtggggacacattgcaagcggggcatacattttgtatgtcggggttgattctggataggtaagagtttaatctgttacagtatccagatcgaaattgagctagagtgactagcgTTTCCCtgcggagtatgcgttcctcttccgcaagttttgggtactggattcaccgggcaattcctgacacaaaggtccgacgcctgtttttggagttcgctgaggacctgcttgtgttttttggcttcatgtggctgagttctcaggtgccgtatttcctcataatgcttacggagatgactacttaagcccctgggcggtgttgggtcatcaatcagatgtctgttgggatgaattcacaatgattgcTTGTATATACTCTGTATGAGTTTATTTGTTATTTAGCCTCAATAGCAAAATAGTTTCGGTCAGCTCATCATCCAAATTTGACCTGTAGTTatttacaatatatttaaatgcggAAAACGCACGCTCCACACTGACTTGTGTTGCCGGAGTCGCGTGAATAATTTGGGAAAGCCGAtacaaatgtttgtatgtatatttcattCGTTCCCAAAAAGCAGCTAAATTTACTTTTGTGCCTGTTGATTCGTTGAATGATTCAATAGCTGAATAACCTTCTAAAATGCATGAATCGTTGAATGTTGGTGCAGTGGTTTGGTTTAGAAGTTCTGTAAGCAAATCTGTATCGTCCTCGCTTGCCATTGTAAAACTGTTGTCTTGTACAGCCTGTAAGAAAAAGatagaatatttttattttcaggaaTTTCCAAACTTTACTATGGATACTATACCTGCGTAAGGGAAGTAACTTTCAAATGTAGCGCTTTCAAATGATCAATGGCTACACCTCTCATATGTACAAATTCCGATATTTGTAACAAGCGATGAAGCCTAGGGTCTAAGTAAATAGCTGCAGCTACTGTTGGATTAGCAAGCAATTTATTTTTTCGTTCATTTATTGAAATGAATAAGAGTTTTGAAATATCTGAGTGTGTTGAGGCTTTTTTAACTGCTAAGCAAGTTTCCAAGAAAAATTTAATGAAGTCGCCGAAAAGTAAATTATGTTTTTGAAGCTGTTCCGTAATTACTTTCAAAACAGAAAAGCTTTGTAAAAAGTCATCCACAAAATCCCAGTCTATGATTGGCTTAGCAATATTGTCTTTGATAAATTCTTGAAGCGCTTTTAAATGTTTTACCATCTCGTATGAGTAGCTCCAACGTGTTGGGAATTCAGCAGAGGGTAGTGGTAAGGTATGTTCGACCAGAACACGATGTAGTCCTTGTGTGCGCAACTTGTTTGCTATTGTCCGGCAATCTTCATACTTTCGCTTTACATCTTTATGGTTTAATACATCCTGTACACACAATTGTACCGTGTGTGCGGCACATCTTATTACAGAGAGGGCATCTGCAATAAAATTATATGTTATAAAAGTGTATTCattagttatatatgtatataagtcgCACTAAAATGAGTTGTCATGCAATCATCAAATATCGGGTCGTCGAAAATACTGTCACATGGAATTGAATCCAAATCTTCGACCCCATCCTCTTCATTGTCAAACTTGCTGTCGACATATTCAACGTTGCTGTCGACATATTCAACCTCGTTCTGCAAAAGTTTGCCACACTTTATCATATTTTGCCCGTTGTCGCTAGTGATACTATATATTTGTTCTATTGAAATGTCATATCTGAAAACGTTAAATGATAGCTTTTTAAGAATTAGGGACATCGATATCAATGAAATGGACCAAATAACTTACTTTTCTAAGGTCTCCataattatttgttttaaattttccgcTGTATACCTTTCTATGAAATTTCTGACTGAAagtgttttaataactatttctcCCTTATCTAATAGTTGCGCATTTATACATACAACATTGTGGTAAAATCGTTTAGCACTAtcaatttttatggaaaatattCTGTTTTTCAATAACGTTTTTAAACTGTCGATTTCGTTGTGCACTTCTTTTAGCAAAACATCGTGTAAATTATTTATGTTAATGTTATTTAGCCCAACTTGCTGACAAATGGGAGTTAATACTTTTTGCATAGGACTGCTACTGAAAACTTGTAAGGCAAGCCCACATTCAGCCAAAAAATCACTACACAATTTTCTAACTTCGTTTCTGGACAtcgttaaaattattttatacttAACATCTTCCTGAAGGTTCTTAATTTCCACATGTGTATTATTCTCATTATATTCTTCCTTGTGCTTTCGTAGAAGATGAGACTTCAGGTTTCCCAGGTGATCACTAGAAAGGATCCGGTGGCATATTTTGCATTCGTTTTTTCCATCGCTATCCAGCTTATAAAAGTTGCGAATTGTATCACCCCGTTTTGGTCTCATTTTAGACTATGATTTACACTTTTTAATtgtaatacgtacatatattaaaTAAACGCAATGAGCTTTGTAATTGCAGTAGAAACTTTTACAGAAAAATACACGACAAGTTTTGGTTGACGCGATTACGTTAGGTGTTTTCCCGAACTTTTCTGACTAAAACTAGTAGAACTGTCAGAGTGGGAAGCAAAACCAAAACCAGTCAGAAAAGTGCATTCGGGAATGATTTCAAGGAGTCCGTGACTGTCCATTACTGAGTTTTTGGTCTTCGGGAACAAAGCTATTATGGataatatagcattgccagcatagtttgaaaataataatcaacttaaacgat
The DNA window shown above is from Eurosta solidaginis isolate ZX-2024a chromosome 2, ASM4086904v1, whole genome shotgun sequence and carries:
- the LOC137239441 gene encoding uncharacterized protein; the encoded protein is MRPKRGDTIRNFYKLDSDGKNECKICHRILSSDHLGNLKSHLLRKHKEEYNENNTHVEIKNLQEDVKYKIILTMSRNEVRKLCSDFLAECGLALQVFSSSPMQKVLTPICQQVGLNNININNLHDVLLKEVHNEIDSLKTLLKNRIFSIKIDSAKRFYHNVVCINAQLLDKGEIVIKTLSVRNFIERYTAENLKQIIMETLEKYDISIEQIYSITSDNGQNMIKCGKLLQNEVEYVDSNVEYVDSKFDNEEDGVEDLDSIPCDSIFDDPIFDDCMTTHFNALSVIRCAAHTVQLCVQDVLNHKDVKRKYEDCRTIANKLRTQGLHRVLVEHTLPLPSAEFPTRWSYSYEMVKHLKALQEFIKDNIAKPIIDWDFVDDFLQSFSVLKVITEQLQKHNLLFGDFIKFFLETCLAVKKASTHSDISKLLFISINERKNKLLANPTVAAAIYLDPRLHRLLQISEFVHMRGVAIDHLKALHLKVTSLTQAVQDNSFTMASEDDTDLLTELLNQTTAPTFNDSCILEGYSAIESFNESTGTKVNLAAFWERMKYTYKHLYRLSQIIHATPATQVSVERAFSAFKYIVNNYRSNLDDELTETILLLRLNNK